The following are encoded together in the Bactrocera neohumeralis isolate Rockhampton chromosome 6, APGP_CSIRO_Bneo_wtdbg2-racon-allhic-juicebox.fasta_v2, whole genome shotgun sequence genome:
- the LOC126763233 gene encoding uncharacterized protein LOC126763233, translating to MCSLKVCLIFVAAVIAVSCLSSTNAAVFTQPAAFHPAHRGKCFDKITRRAMLPNKEYKPKGICAVMTCDIHRQTINIETCPYVEMPGCEELPSDPNWAFPKCCAQFKCTDFKTGKEFIVSA from the exons atgtgcTCACTAAAAGTGTGTTTAATCTTCGTCGCGGCAGTTATTGCTGTCAGCTGCTTAAGCAGTACAAATGCTGCCGTATTCACACAACCCGCTGCCTTCCATCCTG CACATCGTGGCAAGTGCTTCGACAAGATCACCCGTCGTGCCATGCTGCCGAACAAGGAGTACAAGCCGAAAGGCATTTGCGCCGTCATGACATGCGACATACACAGACAGACGATCAATATTGAGACCTGCCCGTACGTGGAGATGCCCGGCTGTGAAGAGTTGCCCAGCGATCCCAATTGGGCGTTCCCCAAGTGCTGTGCGCAATTCAAGTGCACGGACTTCAAGACCGGCAAGGAGTTCATTGTGTCGGCGTAG